tattttggcaggcctgtagcttcttctagtgagtaatgagcgtttctttatcttttccctaagtactgccagcaagagatttgaggattttattacagctctggattttcggtacaattgcagctgcatgctcaccaaaatgcagatcctgatcgaacgtcacacccaagattttcggGTGTaagatagtcggtagcgtagtgccattgacgtggacgttcaaaatggtcgacatatgggacgtccatgttgtaaataaggtcgccgatgatttagtcggtgagaaTGTCAGGTTTCGTGATTGTGCAGtaatcggcgtaagaaacgatagtaactccttctggtggcgaaggtagctttgatatgtagaagttaacaaaagtgaggataggacaccaccctgtgacaccccttgtttaatgcttctttgttttgatgttgcgtttctaaattgcaccgatgcctgccggccaccctaATAATTTGAGATCCAccctttaagacatgggggaagggtagacccttgcaggtcttgcagtaacgtgccatttAGACACACCCACCGCTACAGTCAGCCTCATAGTTATACCAAGAGTAGGATTGTAGGCGGCCGCCGtgctgtgatggtagcatgctccgcctatcaacCTGtcggtcctgggttcaactcccggaaaaagtaacatcaaaaattaaaaaaaaaacctttttttaataagaaaataaattctaATCGGGATCACCCcacggaagtgatttggcaaacactcccagtgtatttcaaCCCATTCCGCCAATTTATAGGGGAAATTAAAAGTAGAACGAGGCAAATGGGAAGAGTAGCTCGACTTTTAGATCGGTTAGTAATAATTTAAATGCAAATGTCTCTGTTGATTGCCAAACTTCCTGTCTTCCTAGCCGAAGAGATCTTTGGGTTCCAGAAAGTTGGAAGAACAGACAAATCGTCCGCCTTTTGAAAAACTTCcttatttcgaaaaaataaaacacCAGCTTTTAGCTTCTGTCTCACATTGAGAGATCTTTTCTCATTATGTTCGCCgttgaatacaaaatattttttatatattaaattatAGATTAAAACATATAGTAAcaaaaaatatgcatatatatatacatatatatattattttaataaaacatttgcaaaaaaaattatcagttttctttttttatgaaatgtttacAATTATTTTATGAGTTTTTCAAAGTTCCGAAAATTCTTGTAATTctttagaattttaaaattttagcaaTATTGACGACAAATGTCGTCAACCAATTTCTTACGACTCTTCTTCATATTAGCGCGTATCTTCCGCGAGTCTAATATATAACAAATGACATCAGACAAATGTGAAAAACTCAAAAGGCCAGCTGTACCACATGTGAGATCCAAATGGCGGAAGCGATTCACATTACATGTACAACCATCGTAGAGGAAATAGATTTTTTGACATGTTGTACGACCACGAAACACAACATAATTACCCCATGGTGTCATAGTCAGCACACGATCGGCACATTGGAAACCTGCACGCAACAGCTTACATATACTATGGTATGTACCACTCTCCGAGCCAACAACAGCCATGTCGTAAGCGACACAGGAATAGCCCGGACATGTAGTTGGTTTGCACGTGAGTGGAGGATATTCGGCCTTTTCACAACTTCTATCGGTGTGTCCCAACAATGAATGGTCGCCCTCATCATCGAAACCATCACGACCAAAATTAGAACCGCCATCACGTGTACCGTCTCCACCATCGCGGATGCCAAGATCGCTACCTGTGTGCTTGGCGCTTGACTTGCGTTGAGCTTGTGATATATCTCTATCTTTTTCCGTCTCCTTATTTTTGTCGTTGCCCTTATCCTTGTCTTTATCCCTGTTTTTGTCTTTATcgttgtctttgtctttatctttgtctttatccttgtccttatctttatccttatcagTTTTTTGCTTATCAGCCTTTTCTTTATCAGCTTTTTCTTTCTCTTTCTTATCCTTTTCCGCTTTCTCTTTGTCCGTCTTATCCTTATCCGACTTatctttcttcttcttatttttttcatCATCGGAATCATCTTTGTCTTTTTTGTCCTTCATCCTCTTGTTTTCTTTATTCTTATCCTTCTTGCCTTTCTCTGACTTTTTCTTGCTCTTTTCATTATCTTTCTTTTCACCCTTTGCCTTACCTTTCTTCCCTTTTCCCTTACCACCTTTCTTGTCTTTTCCACCACTACTCTTATCGCCGCGACTTTTCCCACGTTTGCGTCCACCACTCTTTTTTCTTCTACCTCTACCACGCCGTTTGCCGTCATCACTCGAAGATGATTCATATTCGCCCAAATCATCTAAAGCACCTTCTTCCTCTTCCAACTCTTCAGCTTCAGATTCAGTCTCACTGCGCTCTGGCATATCCATTTGTATTATACCAGATGTAATATCTTCGTCCTCTTCATCATCTACGCCCAGATCCAGTTTACATTTCGTTTCGTCCTCCTCGAAACATAGCGTCTCATTCAACGATTTCACCTCAAAGTCTTCGTTTAATATAGGTTCATCTTGTGTGGGTTTGTCGTCCCTCAAGGACAACGCAATATTATTGATTTTAAGTGAGTGCACAGCAAACTGTGTCGTGCGGTTCGTCTCCAACAGCATTTGGGTAAACACCTGCAAGAGCACATCGAGCGTACGAAACATACGTACCGTTGCATTCTTCTTCATCACCCCAACCTCCTCGCCTTCCTCGGCGGGTAAGCCCTCAATCCGATGTCGATAAGGATCAAAGAGATagaaaaaattattctttttgAAGATCGCATACATATTTTGATCGATCTGCACCAGCAAGTTATTGTTGCCGATTTCGAAGCTCGCTATCAACGCAGCCTCGAGCTCACTTTGTTTAAAATTTGGCACACATTTCCAAGTGCCAGTAAATTTGCGCGGTGTGAGCGTAAAACCTGCTTTAAATTGTGCAATCTTTAGCCTATTCGGGAAACGTTCGATATCGATGGGCTCTTTGGCTTGTAGACATTGCTCCCAACAGCAGACGCACACATTAACGCCATAACAAATAATTCTTTCAACCATTTTCTCATTCCATGTTGCAGGATGATCGATTTTCGCGGCCAACAAGGCCGCTACACCCACTGGCAACGCGCTACGTGTTCGTATTGGATCCGGACTGTTGCGCAGTAAATGGAATTGGGACTTCAGCACAGCATAATCATCGTTAATCACATGGT
The Eurosta solidaginis isolate ZX-2024a chromosome 5, ASM4086904v1, whole genome shotgun sequence DNA segment above includes these coding regions:
- the LOC137252273 gene encoding uncharacterized protein, yielding MNQDRQLGGNDCGICCTQGCQPCDRQPIPSIGKSFDPPCASTCLCVPKMCSIFGGHDLNALGPDPKACSPRKTKSASNANTLGSPVGVLQATITMKSTTPDIHPHRYATSLVAFMKIYTTPEGQWTEESLDELIREGQALLAKQGVAEYTVDSPIHIYSPMEAKVKRWHIIDGTTFQVELSEKFLLGANATTNAENGPPPDMTMDNFRIAMKKFFAKYRFCLVKVAASYKMVWRSHGIYFVFDLYGRKPEDLTTDKETGKVMLICLRTLDNVIHLISNLSGIQPTDPFNLREMKVVKMKGADGKTISRDFGEREHEYHVINDDYAVLKSQFHLLRNSPDPIRTRSALPVGVAALLAAKIDHPATWNEKMVERIICYGVNVCVCCWEQCLQAKEPIDIERFPNRLKIAQFKAGFTLTPRKFTGTWKCVPNFKQSELEAALIASFEIGNNNLLVQIDQNMYAIFKKNNFFYLFDPYRHRIEGLPAEEGEEVGVMKKNATVRMFRTLDVLLQVFTQMLLETNRTTQFAVHSLKINNIALSLRDDKPTQDEPILNEDFEVKSLNETLCFEEDETKCKLDLGVDDEEDEDITSGIIQMDMPERSETESEAEELEEEEGALDDLGEYESSSSDDGKRRGRGRRKKSGGRKRGKSRGDKSSGGKDKKGGKGKGKKGKAKGEKKDNEKSKKKSEKGKKDKNKENKRMKDKKDKDDSDDEKNKKKKDKSDKDKTDKEKAEKDKKEKEKADKEKADKQKTDKDKDKDKDKDKDKDKDNDKDKNRDKDKDKGNDKNKETEKDRDISQAQRKSSAKHTGSDLGIRDGGDGTRDGGSNFGRDGFDDEGDHSLLGHTDRSCEKAEYPPLTCKPTTCPGYSCVAYDMAVVGSESGTYHSICKLLRAGFQCADRVLTMTPWGNYVVFRGRTTCQKIYFLYDGCTCNVNRFRHLDLTCGTAGLLSFSHLSDVICYILDSRKIRANMKKSRKKLVDDICRQYC